A single window of Bombus pascuorum chromosome 1, iyBomPasc1.1, whole genome shotgun sequence DNA harbors:
- the LOC132906342 gene encoding flexible cuticle protein 12-like has product MKTILIFVTAIVGALAAPQLNPNEITIVKQEEQNNIGVGGYHFSYEQSDGQKREETAELKNEGTDDESLDVTGSFSFTAPDGHTYRVDYTADKDGFHPTINLVSK; this is encoded by the exons ATGAAGACG ATCCTCATCTTCGTGACAGCGATAGTGGGAGCTCTCGCTGCGCCCCAGTTGAATCCAAATGAAATCACTATAGTAAAGCAGGAGGAGCAAAACAATATTGGAGTAGGTGGATATCACTTTAGTTACGAACAGAGCGATGGCCAAAAGAGGGAAGAAACTGCGGAATTGAAAAACGAAGGTACTGACGATGAATCCCTTGATGTTACCGGTAGCTTCTCCTTCACAGCACCAGATGGTCACACTTATAG GGTTGATTACACCGCTGACAAGGATGGATTCCACCCCACTATTAATCTCGTTTCGAAATAG